A region of Sulfurovum sp. DNA encodes the following proteins:
- the rpsR gene encoding 30S ribosomal protein S18 codes for MAERRKFKKRYCKYCEQKVDFIDYKDLNTLKFSLSERFKIMPRRLTGNCKHHQEMVTVAIKRARQTALIPYIVDRKNVIESPFEIIK; via the coding sequence ATGGCAGAAAGAAGAAAATTTAAAAAAAGATATTGCAAATACTGTGAACAGAAAGTTGATTTTATTGACTATAAAGATCTCAACACACTCAAGTTTAGCCTAAGTGAGAGATTCAAAATTATGCCAAGAAGATTAACTGGCAACTGCAAACATCACCAAGAGATGGTTACAGTGGCAATTAAAAGAGCGAGACAAACTGCACTCATTCCTTATATTGTTGATAGAAAAAATGTCATAGAGAGCCCATTTGAGATTATTAAATAG
- the rpsF gene encoding 30S ribosomal protein S6, with protein sequence MTCYETLFVVKPTLTEEEIATQITKIKDVLAKVDAELLATNDMGMRKLAYPIEKNNRGYYTVLYYKAPGEAIAEIERNLKINEEVIKFLTVKYVKGKEIVQFDKLIAATNDKKKEKSKNKEAIEA encoded by the coding sequence ATGACTTGTTATGAAACACTGTTTGTTGTCAAACCAACACTAACAGAAGAAGAAATAGCGACACAGATTACTAAAATCAAGGATGTTCTTGCAAAAGTAGATGCAGAACTTCTTGCTACCAACGACATGGGTATGAGAAAACTTGCCTACCCTATAGAGAAAAACAACAGAGGGTATTACACAGTACTTTACTACAAAGCACCAGGTGAAGCAATTGCAGAAATCGAAAGAAACCTCAAAATTAATGAAGAGGTCATTAAGTTTTTGACAGTAAAATATGTCAAGGGCAAAGAGATTGTACAATTTGATAAACTTATTGCCGCTACCAATGATAAGAAAAAAGAGAAGAGTAAAAACAAAGAAGCTATAGAAGCTTAG
- a CDS encoding DNA polymerase III subunit delta, whose amino-acid sequence MYQREFDQRLKQALPKAVLLYGENDYLIDHYIKLYIDNLNAKESMLSLYHDEWNFEQTKNFLSQTSLFGGTNLVVIKHEKKIPKKELDILIELANKNSDNYFIYSYSGTASNAKTLQSSFTDKKGGVWVRFFEPNIRDSIPILQQKATKIGLDIDHYALQHLMLLLNNNLTLCINELDKLAILNTRITSKDIDRLVYSTAPLAVETLLMEIFNKKPITTTISKLLELGEDEFSILRVAQYFINEIFLINAYIKIHGQPDFKEIFGFLPPQFVRDQKQQLALRVKSISLLKIYEHLLESEIVMKQAPIAQREVLLYSMLIKIQQYL is encoded by the coding sequence ATGTACCAAAGAGAATTTGACCAACGCCTCAAACAAGCCCTACCCAAAGCTGTACTACTTTATGGTGAAAATGATTATTTAATTGACCATTACATAAAGCTATATATAGATAATCTTAATGCTAAAGAATCTATGTTGTCACTTTACCATGATGAATGGAACTTTGAACAGACCAAGAACTTTTTATCTCAGACCTCTTTGTTTGGCGGAACCAATCTTGTGGTGATAAAGCATGAAAAAAAGATACCCAAAAAAGAACTCGACATTCTTATAGAGCTAGCCAATAAAAATAGTGATAACTACTTCATCTATAGCTATAGTGGTACAGCAAGCAATGCCAAAACACTCCAAAGTAGCTTTACTGACAAAAAAGGTGGTGTATGGGTACGCTTTTTTGAGCCCAATATCCGTGACAGTATTCCCATACTTCAGCAAAAAGCAACAAAGATAGGGCTTGATATCGACCACTATGCCCTACAACACCTTATGCTTCTGCTCAACAATAACCTTACACTCTGCATAAATGAACTAGATAAGCTTGCCATACTTAACACTCGCATTACCAGTAAAGACATTGATCGGCTTGTCTACTCAACTGCTCCACTTGCTGTTGAAACACTTCTTATGGAGATATTTAACAAAAAACCTATTACGACTACAATCTCCAAGTTACTTGAATTAGGTGAAGATGAATTCTCTATACTACGCGTAGCACAGTATTTTATCAATGAGATTTTCCTCATTAATGCCTATATCAAAATACATGGACAACCTGATTTTAAGGAAATATTTGGTTTTCTACCACCCCAATTTGTTCGTGACCAAAAACAACAGCTTGCCTTACGTGTTAAATCTATTTCTCTACTGAAAATCTATGAACACTTACTTGAAAGCGAAATAGTCATGAAGCAAGCACCTATCGCACAAAGGGAAGTATTGCTTTACAGTATGCTCATTAAGATACAGCAATACCTGTAA
- a CDS encoding S8 family serine peptidase, with the protein MKKYLIIIIGLSITLILITGCRSKSDTSVSATTSNIQKSPEGNSTIINFLRRGDSDNDYIPDNIELILGMDPHNPDEDDDGTIDGLQTSGDYGDTFFDKQWYIRSTGVKSGSAPSSTTVEGNDLHLLNLYHRYMGLHAGVVQLIDTGIDYTHEDLKDNLDLDLSRNAKQHYRSIGSPEERQNGSYHGTMCAGIIAARAFNGKGVRGIAPFVKLAGSNWIDSNQTTTELEEAWTRGDPDGKIILVSNSWGTPSVASPNTYFEDLMEYGAKYLRKIDGIARGKLFLKAAGNGRKNKHDACLVYESSNRYVITVASLKSDNTYASYSSPGSCILVSGYGGAGNILQLAAIATTYHTGGSAKPDNIAINRDGGCLLVRQSDNQCTMPTWENDDELNYTYGMNGTSAATPTVAGVLALVLEACPKLNWRDVKYLIAKHAIKVDPDNPSWVTNSAGLHHSVDYGFGLINGEGMVADCEKKYTPLPQSDTIEENFNIDSNISIPDNNLSGISYSFDVTKELIIEWMDVTITSDHSYGSDLEIYLTSPAGTTTRLMLGKNSARNYSLKRGFRYGSVAFMGESTAGTWTLRIADIFNGDEGSLQHVKFGAFGHHRERQ; encoded by the coding sequence ATGAAAAAGTACCTCATTATAATTATAGGGTTATCAATAACTTTAATATTGATAACTGGTTGTCGATCAAAAAGTGATACCAGTGTCTCTGCTACTACATCAAATATACAAAAATCCCCTGAAGGCAATAGCACTATTATTAATTTTTTACGTAGAGGCGATAGTGATAATGACTATATTCCAGATAATATTGAACTTATTCTTGGAATGGATCCACACAATCCAGATGAAGATGATGACGGTACCATTGATGGCTTACAGACAAGTGGAGATTATGGAGATACATTCTTTGATAAACAATGGTATATTCGGAGTACTGGCGTAAAGAGTGGATCAGCACCAAGCTCAACAACAGTAGAAGGGAATGATTTACATCTTCTTAATCTTTATCATCGTTATATGGGTCTTCATGCAGGAGTTGTACAGCTTATTGATACAGGCATAGACTATACCCACGAGGACCTTAAAGACAATCTGGACTTAGACCTCTCACGAAATGCAAAACAGCATTATCGTTCTATAGGTTCACCCGAAGAAAGGCAAAATGGTTCTTATCATGGTACTATGTGTGCAGGCATTATTGCAGCAAGAGCCTTTAATGGAAAGGGTGTTCGTGGAATTGCTCCATTTGTCAAATTGGCAGGTAGTAACTGGATAGATAGCAATCAAACTACAACAGAACTTGAGGAAGCTTGGACAAGAGGTGACCCAGATGGAAAAATTATCTTAGTCAGTAACAGCTGGGGAACACCTAGCGTAGCTTCTCCAAATACATATTTTGAAGATCTTATGGAGTATGGAGCAAAGTATTTAAGAAAGATTGATGGGATTGCAAGAGGAAAACTCTTTCTTAAGGCTGCGGGGAATGGTCGAAAAAACAAGCATGATGCCTGTCTTGTCTATGAATCTTCCAATCGATATGTTATTACAGTTGCATCTCTTAAGAGTGATAATACCTATGCATCTTACTCTTCTCCAGGAAGTTGTATCCTTGTATCGGGCTATGGTGGAGCTGGAAACATCTTGCAACTTGCTGCTATTGCGACAACCTATCATACAGGTGGATCTGCTAAACCAGATAATATTGCCATTAATAGAGATGGAGGATGTCTGCTAGTGAGACAGTCAGACAATCAATGCACCATGCCGACATGGGAAAATGATGACGAGCTCAACTATACATACGGTATGAATGGAACCAGTGCAGCTACACCAACTGTTGCAGGAGTATTGGCTTTAGTGCTTGAAGCCTGCCCCAAACTCAACTGGAGAGATGTAAAATATCTCATTGCCAAACATGCCATTAAGGTAGATCCAGATAATCCAAGCTGGGTTACCAACAGTGCTGGACTACATCACAGTGTTGATTATGGTTTTGGTCTAATTAATGGTGAGGGCATGGTTGCTGATTGTGAAAAGAAATATACTCCCCTACCACAAAGCGATACAATAGAAGAAAACTTTAATATTGATTCTAATATTTCTATTCCAGATAATAATCTTAGCGGTATTAGTTACAGCTTTGATGTAACAAAAGAGCTAATCATTGAATGGATGGATGTTACCATCACTTCTGATCACTCTTATGGTAGTGACTTAGAAATCTATCTTACTTCACCTGCAGGAACTACTACACGATTAATGCTAGGGAAAAATAGTGCTCGCAATTACTCACTTAAGCGTGGATTTAGATATGGGTCAGTAGCATTTATGGGAGAATCAACAGCTGGCACATGGACACTTAGAATTGCTGACATTTTCAATGGAGATGAGGGTTCACTACAACATGTCAAATTTGGTGCATTTGGACACCATAGGGAGAGACAATGA
- a CDS encoding class I SAM-dependent methyltransferase: MANTIDSLDLYAKVEDLLENSEAIEKLYGYYYDILSQLSFSSLLDIGCGSGTYLAKLQKKFSHVKAKGIDLSPVMVERAKAKGVDAEATDLCMVEGKYDVITAVFDMINYLPAEALESFFFYVGEHLNKGGFFIFDINTLYGFENVAVGALITEDKERFLAIDSNFEAGEYRADFTLFEQKGNCFVKEKNQIKQYFHSKDSLGAYSNMKLISVHQITLYIDEPDKLLLVFQKV; the protein is encoded by the coding sequence GTGGCTAATACAATAGATTCACTTGATCTCTATGCTAAAGTAGAGGATCTTTTGGAAAATAGTGAAGCCATAGAGAAGCTTTATGGTTACTACTACGATATACTCTCCCAACTTTCTTTTAGTTCGTTACTTGATATTGGTTGTGGTAGTGGTACTTATCTTGCCAAACTACAAAAAAAGTTCTCTCATGTCAAAGCCAAAGGCATAGATCTTAGCCCAGTCATGGTTGAGCGTGCAAAAGCTAAAGGGGTTGATGCAGAAGCAACTGATCTTTGTATGGTTGAGGGAAAATATGATGTCATTACGGCAGTTTTTGATATGATAAACTATCTTCCTGCCGAAGCACTTGAGAGTTTTTTCTTCTATGTTGGAGAGCATTTGAATAAGGGTGGATTTTTTATTTTTGATATCAATACGCTATATGGATTTGAAAATGTTGCCGTAGGTGCTTTGATTACAGAGGATAAAGAGCGATTTCTTGCCATAGACAGTAATTTTGAAGCAGGAGAGTATAGGGCAGATTTTACACTTTTTGAACAAAAGGGTAACTGTTTTGTTAAAGAAAAAAATCAAATTAAACAATATTTTCATTCAAAAGACTCTTTAGGAGCATATAGTAATATGAAACTAATTTCTGTACATCAAATTACACTCTATATTGATGAACCTGATAAACTACTATTGGTTTTTCAAAAGGTATAA
- the hisG gene encoding ATP phosphoribosyltransferase, protein MLTVALPKGRIAEQTLEIFGEIFGGDFKFKGRELIMEKEGFRFLNVRNQDVPTYVEHGSADIGIVGFDVITEKKLDIIQLLDMQLGKCKVAIGIKNEDELDWSRPNIKVATKMVNITKNYFAQKAVGVEVVKLYGSIELAPLVGLADAIVDIVETGNTMRENGLRVAENIMDSSAHLIANKNSFYAKKREILSLYEKIKNIIKNRG, encoded by the coding sequence ATGTTAACAGTAGCACTTCCAAAAGGAAGGATTGCAGAGCAGACACTAGAGATTTTTGGAGAGATTTTTGGTGGTGATTTTAAGTTTAAGGGTCGTGAACTCATTATGGAAAAAGAAGGGTTTCGTTTTCTTAATGTACGAAATCAGGATGTGCCGACCTATGTAGAGCATGGTTCTGCAGATATTGGTATAGTAGGATTTGATGTTATTACAGAAAAGAAACTTGATATTATTCAACTGCTCGATATGCAACTTGGAAAGTGTAAAGTTGCTATTGGTATTAAAAATGAAGATGAGCTTGATTGGAGTCGTCCCAATATCAAGGTAGCAACCAAGATGGTTAATATCACTAAGAATTATTTTGCCCAAAAAGCAGTTGGGGTTGAAGTGGTTAAGCTTTATGGTTCTATTGAACTGGCACCACTTGTTGGACTTGCTGATGCCATTGTGGATATTGTTGAAACAGGCAATACGATGCGTGAGAATGGTCTAAGGGTTGCAGAAAATATCATGGATTCCTCTGCACATCTCATTGCAAATAAAAATAGCTTCTATGCCAAAAAAAGAGAAATACTCTCTCTTTATGAAAAAATTAAAAATATTATAAAGAATCGTGGCTAA
- the htpX gene encoding zinc metalloprotease HtpX translates to MEQLKTYMLMTGLTLLFIWFGGMIAGQSGMVIAFLIAAGMNFYAYYHSDQAVLSHYNAILVDRAYAGGLYGIVERLTQRAGLPMPTLYIIPEQQPNAFATGRNYEHAAVAVTEGLLQLLTEEEVEGVIAHELSHIKHYDMLIGTVTATIAGAVAMLAQFGMFFGGGDRDRPNPIVMIVLMVVMPLVATIIQMTVSRNREYMADEGAARITGHPEWLQSALIKLNNYAHEMTIPEADPQTAHMFIVNPFTGKDLSMRELFSTHPSIESRVQRLEELKHL, encoded by the coding sequence ATGGAACAACTCAAAACCTACATGCTGATGACTGGATTGACTCTGCTCTTCATCTGGTTTGGTGGAATGATTGCTGGACAAAGTGGAATGGTTATTGCATTTTTAATAGCAGCAGGCATGAACTTCTACGCCTACTACCATAGTGATCAAGCGGTACTTAGTCACTATAATGCCATCCTTGTCGACCGTGCGTATGCTGGTGGTTTATATGGGATTGTTGAACGGTTAACACAGCGTGCAGGATTGCCAATGCCAACACTTTATATCATTCCAGAACAACAACCAAATGCTTTTGCTACAGGTCGTAACTATGAGCATGCTGCAGTAGCTGTAACAGAAGGGCTGTTGCAGCTACTTACCGAAGAGGAAGTCGAGGGGGTCATTGCTCATGAACTTAGTCATATTAAGCATTATGATATGCTCATTGGTACGGTTACCGCTACTATTGCTGGTGCCGTTGCTATGTTAGCACAGTTTGGTATGTTTTTTGGTGGTGGGGACCGCGACAGACCCAACCCTATTGTAATGATTGTGCTGATGGTTGTTATGCCTTTGGTAGCAACCATTATTCAAATGACTGTTAGTCGTAACCGTGAATATATGGCAGATGAAGGTGCCGCACGCATAACAGGACACCCCGAATGGCTTCAAAGTGCACTCATTAAACTCAATAATTATGCACATGAAATGACTATACCTGAAGCTGACCCACAGACAGCACATATGTTTATCGTTAATCCTTTTACTGGCAAGGACTTATCCATGAGAGAACTCTTTAGTACTCACCCTAGCATAGAATCAAGAGTACAACGACTAGAAGAACTGAAACATCTATAA
- a CDS encoding type III pantothenate kinase, translated as MNMQIYLADIGNTHFHIYDGSKVVHLNHHDAIKQYQNKPLRYISVNSHIEEQISCIKGWENVSSLIQLPGEYATMGVDRKALCLSHNDGLFVDAGSAITIDVVEQGFYKGGCIFPGIKAILQCYGNISPMLDVSFEEKLDLTRLPLTTKEQINYGIIAPIKILIEKYQQNKQIYIIGGDRKLLSHFIKDAVYDEALVFKGIMYALLGTRVKNSGVSLMDKCFIKPKA; from the coding sequence ATGAATATGCAGATATATTTGGCAGATATTGGAAATACCCATTTTCATATCTATGATGGGAGCAAGGTAGTGCATTTAAATCATCATGATGCTATAAAGCAATACCAAAATAAGCCATTAAGGTATATCTCTGTCAATAGTCATATTGAAGAGCAAATTAGTTGTATAAAAGGATGGGAAAATGTTTCATCCTTGATACAATTACCTGGAGAATACGCAACAATGGGTGTAGACAGAAAAGCATTATGTTTAAGCCATAATGATGGTTTATTTGTTGATGCTGGATCTGCCATCACTATCGATGTAGTAGAACAGGGCTTTTACAAAGGAGGCTGTATCTTTCCCGGCATTAAGGCAATATTGCAGTGCTATGGTAATATATCGCCTATGCTGGATGTCTCTTTTGAAGAGAAACTAGACTTGACCCGTCTACCACTTACAACCAAAGAGCAGATAAACTATGGTATAATTGCACCCATTAAAATACTCATAGAGAAGTACCAACAGAATAAACAAATTTATATTATTGGTGGAGATAGAAAGCTACTCTCCCACTTTATTAAAGATGCAGTATACGATGAAGCACTTGTTTTTAAGGGCATAATGTATGCTCTATTAGGTACAAGGGTGAAGAATAGTGGTGTCTCTCTCATGGATAAATGTTTTATTAAACCAAAGGCATAA
- the ssb gene encoding single-stranded DNA-binding protein, with product MYNKIILAGNLTRDIEVRYTQGGAAIGSTAIATTRKFKSQTGEQKEEVLFVDITFFGRTAEIANQYLRKGSKILVDGRLKLDQWTAQDGSKRSKHSVTVENMTMLGSKNDNEQGGYDSPAQQQTYDAPTQPTPQATPQQESTSSIPEIDINEDEIPF from the coding sequence ATGTATAACAAAATTATTTTAGCAGGAAACCTTACTAGAGACATTGAAGTGAGATACACCCAAGGTGGTGCCGCTATTGGCAGTACTGCTATAGCAACTACAAGAAAATTCAAATCTCAAACAGGCGAGCAAAAAGAAGAGGTTTTATTTGTAGATATTACTTTCTTTGGAAGAACTGCTGAAATAGCAAACCAATATTTACGTAAGGGTAGCAAGATTCTAGTGGATGGTAGACTAAAACTTGATCAGTGGACAGCACAAGATGGTAGCAAACGTTCAAAACACTCAGTAACCGTTGAGAACATGACAATGCTAGGTAGTAAAAATGATAATGAACAAGGCGGCTATGATTCTCCTGCTCAACAGCAGACATATGATGCACCTACTCAACCAACACCACAGGCAACACCACAACAAGAATCAACATCTAGTATTCCAGAAATAGATATTAACGAAGACGAAATACCATTTTAG
- a CDS encoding FAD-dependent oxidoreductase, producing the protein MNINKLFDTAIIGGGVAGSSLLFTLARYTDIKNIILFEKYDELAQLNSNPKANSQTLHVGDIETNYTFDKAIKVKRDASLISNYIHHCNGVGELGFVRDKMVLAVGEKEIEKLKERYEEFLPLYPYLELWDEAFLAMHEPKLLEGRKEPIMAIGARGQITTVDYKKLSESFAQHALDTDKNIQLHYNEEVTMLVKNNDGTFRIYTKNSNFKAKTVVVNAGAYSLLFAQAMEYGKEYAILPIGGSFFFTKEKLLDSKVYTMQNPKLPFAAIHADPDCTQKWNTRFGPNAFALPKLERYHSLHVKDLLSALHLGKAVSKVYINLFKDKTIRRYIFKNFLEEIPMMGKNIFIKDARKIIPSLHIDDIAFAEGYGGMRPQIIDKIKKELLLGEAKIEEDGIIFNMTPSPGATTSLAIALKDARVVCKHLGVNFDEEKYKNEIAEPVTPKETV; encoded by the coding sequence ATGAATATAAATAAACTTTTCGACACAGCAATTATTGGTGGAGGAGTAGCTGGTTCTTCATTGCTTTTTACACTTGCTAGATATACAGACATAAAAAATATTATTTTATTTGAAAAGTATGATGAACTAGCACAGCTAAACTCTAATCCTAAAGCAAACTCCCAGACACTGCATGTAGGAGATATTGAGACAAATTATACGTTTGATAAAGCTATAAAAGTGAAGAGAGATGCCTCACTCATTTCTAATTATATTCATCATTGTAATGGCGTAGGAGAGCTAGGTTTTGTTAGAGATAAAATGGTTTTAGCCGTAGGTGAAAAAGAGATAGAGAAATTAAAAGAGCGATATGAAGAGTTTCTGCCTCTTTACCCCTATTTGGAATTATGGGATGAAGCATTTTTGGCTATGCATGAACCTAAATTACTTGAAGGGCGCAAAGAGCCCATTATGGCTATAGGTGCTAGAGGTCAAATCACAACGGTAGATTACAAGAAATTAAGTGAAAGTTTTGCCCAACATGCCTTAGATACAGATAAAAATATTCAGTTACATTATAATGAAGAAGTAACCATGCTTGTAAAAAATAATGATGGTACTTTTAGGATATATACTAAAAATAGTAATTTTAAAGCAAAGACAGTTGTAGTAAATGCGGGTGCCTACTCTTTGCTTTTTGCACAAGCTATGGAATATGGAAAAGAGTATGCTATCTTACCCATAGGAGGGTCTTTCTTTTTTACCAAAGAGAAACTTTTGGATTCAAAAGTGTATACAATGCAAAATCCTAAGCTACCCTTTGCTGCAATTCATGCAGATCCTGATTGTACGCAAAAGTGGAATACCCGCTTTGGACCTAATGCGTTTGCATTGCCAAAGCTAGAACGTTATCATAGTTTGCATGTAAAGGATTTGTTGTCTGCTTTGCATTTGGGTAAGGCAGTGAGTAAAGTCTATATTAATCTTTTTAAAGACAAAACAATACGTAGGTATATATTTAAAAATTTTCTAGAAGAGATCCCAATGATGGGAAAAAATATTTTTATAAAAGATGCACGAAAAATCATCCCTTCTCTTCATATAGATGATATAGCATTTGCAGAAGGGTATGGAGGTATGCGACCCCAAATTATAGATAAAATAAAAAAAGAGCTACTTTTGGGCGAGGCAAAAATAGAAGAGGATGGTATCATTTTTAACATGACTCCAAGTCCAGGAGCGACTACCTCTTTGGCTATTGCTTTGAAGGATGCACGAGTAGTATGTAAACACTTGGGAGTTAATTTTGATGAAGAAAAATATAAAAATGAGATAGCAGAACCAGTAACCCCAAAAGAGACAGTCTGA
- the ilvC gene encoding ketol-acid reductoisomerase: MSTLNVYYDKDCDLNIIKSKTVAMIGFGSQGHAHAENLRDSDVNVVIGARKEGSSWKKAEAKNFEVFTVAEATAKADVVMILLPDEDQARIYTEEIEPSLKKGATIAFGHGFNIHYGRIHPRADINVMMVAPKAPGHTVRSEFVRGGGIPDLIAVGQNPSGTTKELALSYASAIGGGRTAIIETTFKDETETDLFGEQAVLCGGVTSLVQAGFETLTEAGYAPELAYFECLHELKLIVDLMFEGGIADMRYSISNTAEYGDYVSGPRVINEESKKAMRQILKEIQNGQFAKDFILEGQSGYPRMNAERANSRASLIEQTGEKLRTMMPWIAKNKIVNQDKN, encoded by the coding sequence ATGTCTACATTAAATGTATATTATGACAAAGATTGTGACTTGAACATTATCAAATCAAAGACTGTTGCGATGATTGGTTTTGGTTCTCAAGGACATGCACATGCGGAAAATCTTAGAGATTCAGATGTGAATGTTGTTATTGGTGCAAGAAAAGAGGGAAGTTCATGGAAAAAAGCTGAAGCAAAAAACTTTGAAGTATTTACTGTTGCCGAAGCAACTGCCAAAGCGGATGTTGTAATGATTCTTTTGCCAGATGAAGATCAGGCACGTATTTATACTGAAGAGATTGAGCCAAGCCTCAAAAAGGGTGCAACAATTGCCTTTGGTCACGGGTTTAATATTCACTACGGACGCATTCATCCAAGAGCAGATATTAATGTTATGATGGTAGCACCAAAAGCACCTGGACATACGGTGCGTTCTGAATTTGTAAGAGGTGGCGGTATTCCTGATTTGATTGCAGTAGGGCAAAATCCAAGTGGTACGACAAAAGAGCTTGCACTCTCTTATGCATCTGCAATTGGTGGTGGTAGAACGGCCATCATTGAAACAACATTTAAAGATGAAACTGAAACAGACCTTTTTGGTGAGCAGGCGGTACTTTGTGGTGGTGTGACTTCACTTGTACAAGCTGGTTTTGAAACACTGACAGAAGCAGGATATGCACCAGAGCTTGCATATTTTGAATGTTTGCATGAACTTAAGCTGATTGTTGATTTGATGTTTGAGGGTGGAATTGCAGATATGAGATACTCCATCTCCAATACTGCTGAGTATGGTGACTATGTCAGTGGACCGCGTGTCATAAACGAAGAGTCCAAGAAGGCGATGAGGCAGATTCTCAAAGAGATTCAAAATGGTCAATTTGCTAAAGATTTTATTCTTGAAGGTCAATCTGGCTACCCAAGAATGAATGCAGAAAGGGCAAATTCTAGAGCATCACTCATTGAACAGACAGGCGAAAAACTTAGAACTATGATGCCTTGGATTGCAAAAAATAAAATTGTCAATCAGGATAAAAACTAA